The following DNA comes from Candidatus Binataceae bacterium.
AGCTCGCGTATTACTAGCAGTTCAGAGGCGATGACAACGAGCCAGATGAGCGCCGCGACACCTGCGATCGCAAGCTTGTGCGGTGCTTTCGCTTTCAACCTACGAGGCATGACAAACCTTCGGCGCCATGTGCGATGCGCGCATGGCACCCTCCCGCGATCTCATCAGCAAGAGCGATGCCTTCGCGTCGGTCGAATGGGCGAGCGATAGCGTGCCGACAACAATCGATGTGACAAGCAGTGTCGCGAACGCGGGACGCGATGTCCCGTTTTCGAACAGCGATGTTTCAGACGATCTGGCGGAATGCCAGCGCCGGAGGAATCCGCAGTGCTTCGATAATCGGCACCACGCCGCTGACGATGCACACCAGCGCCGACACGATTACCGCGCCAAGCGCCTGCTGAGGCGTAACCCACAGCGCGCCGTTGCCGTTGAGCACCACGCCGAGCGTGATCCCGTCATAGAACATCTTGAGCGCGAGCCCGCCGCCGATCATGCCGCCAATGATGCCGATGAGCAGACACTCGCCGAACAAGATTCCTGAGACGGCGAGCCGCGAGAAGCCGAGCGCGCGCATCACCGCGACTTCGCTCAAACGATCACGCACCATCATCGCGGTCGAATTCGCGGCAATCAGGAACACGGTAAGAACCACGACCGCGATCAGGGCAAAGATGATCCCGCGCAAATTACCGAGCGCTGACAGTCCCGAGGCGAGCGCGTCGCTCTCGGTTATCGAGCGCGTTTCGTAGTCGGAGTTGTGAAAGTGATCGTCGATTTCCTTGGCCAGCGGCGCCAGCGTCGCGGCGCTGTCCGAGCGCACGAACAACTGCCATGCGATATCCTCGTCGCCCAGGCCGTTAGCCTTGCGCGCTTCCATCAGGTAGTCGCGCCGGATGAGAAAGGTGTTCGGATAGCGAGTCGTCGGCACCACGCCCTTGATGATGAATGGCAACTCCATGTGCTTGGAGTCCGTCCCCCGCAACGTAATCTGCTGTCCGATCTTCCAGTGGTATTTCGCCATCAGCACGGGACCGACGATCGCTGAGCGGCGTTCCGCCCTGACGGTTTTCTCGATCTCGTCGGAGAGCCGGTAGTCGGGAAACACCTGGCGCAGTTGTGGGCCGCCCGCGATCGTGAACACCGGCTCACTCGGATTGCGCCAGGTCGCGAACCATCCGGTGAACGCCACGCACGCGCCCGCTCCCGGCATCTCGCGGATTTCGTCGCAGTAACGCGCGGGCAGATCCTCCCATGGCGCCGTTTTGTTCAGGACAACCAGCCGCAGCGTTCCCGTGGCCTCGTTGACGACGCGGTCCATCGAGGCAGGCACGCTCACCAGCACCGTGTAAACGAAAGCGGCGAGCGCGATCGTGAGCGTAGTCAGAATCGTGCGCCGCAAATTGCGCCGCATGTTGCGCTCGATCAGCTTGAACAGCTTCATTGTTGCAAACCGCCTCCGCGCACCGCTCAGACCGCGCGCAGCGATTCGATCACGCCGATTCGCGACGCTCGCCAGGCCGGCAGGAGTCCGCCGACTGCGCC
Coding sequences within:
- a CDS encoding ABC transporter permease; amino-acid sequence: MKLFKLIERNMRRNLRRTILTTLTIALAAFVYTVLVSVPASMDRVVNEATGTLRLVVLNKTAPWEDLPARYCDEIREMPGAGACVAFTGWFATWRNPSEPVFTIAGGPQLRQVFPDYRLSDEIEKTVRAERRSAIVGPVLMAKYHWKIGQQITLRGTDSKHMELPFIIKGVVPTTRYPNTFLIRRDYLMEARKANGLGDEDIAWQLFVRSDSAATLAPLAKEIDDHFHNSDYETRSITESDALASGLSALGNLRGIIFALIAVVVLTVFLIAANSTAMMVRDRLSEVAVMRALGFSRLAVSGILFGECLLIGIIGGMIGGGLALKMFYDGITLGVVLNGNGALWVTPQQALGAVIVSALVCIVSGVVPIIEALRIPPALAFRQIV